The following proteins are encoded in a genomic region of Gimesia algae:
- a CDS encoding 3-keto-disaccharide hydrolase: MLPTTARKLFSLGLIAVLGLTAPLFAEEHCDSDFKSIFNGKNLDGWQGATDGYTAKDGMLVSKKDSGGNLFTDQEYKNFVLRFDFKLEPGANNGIGFHVPLNPKTSPAYAGKEVQILDDTADKYAKLQKYQYHGSLYGTAPAKRGHLKPVGEWNTQELLVDGNQVKVTLNGTTIVDFDMTDAKKNGTIDGKDHPGLKRESGYICLCGHGAKIEFKNLRIKELD, from the coding sequence ATGCTCCCAACAACTGCCCGGAAATTATTCTCGCTTGGTCTGATCGCTGTTCTCGGTTTGACTGCCCCGCTGTTCGCCGAAGAACACTGCGACAGTGACTTCAAAAGCATCTTCAACGGTAAAAACCTGGATGGCTGGCAAGGTGCCACCGACGGGTACACCGCGAAAGACGGCATGCTGGTCAGCAAAAAAGACAGCGGAGGAAACCTCTTCACTGATCAGGAATACAAGAACTTTGTTCTACGGTTCGATTTCAAACTGGAGCCAGGCGCCAACAACGGTATCGGATTCCATGTTCCTCTCAACCCCAAAACCAGCCCGGCATATGCAGGTAAAGAAGTTCAGATTCTGGATGACACTGCAGACAAGTATGCCAAGCTGCAGAAATATCAGTATCATGGTTCCCTCTATGGAACGGCCCCTGCCAAACGCGGTCACCTGAAACCTGTCGGCGAGTGGAATACCCAGGAACTGCTGGTGGATGGCAATCAAGTCAAAGTCACCTTGAATGGCACGACCATCGTCGACTTCGATATGACCGATGCCAAGAAAAACGGCACAATCGATGGCAAAGACCACCCCGGTCTGAAACGGGAATCCGGTTACATCTGCCTGTGTGGCCATGGCGCGAAAATCGAGTTCAAAAATCTGCGGATCAAAGAACTCGATTAA
- a CDS encoding Gfo/Idh/MocA family oxidoreductase — protein MSSEQKPASSEVTRRNFLQTGGAVAAGLAWTAKSYGSILGANDRIRVGFIGAGGMANAHMSTYNAIREKNNVEAIAVADCWTTRAEEGKVKTGAQHAFSDYRKVLEIKDIDYVTIATPEHWHAQMTIDALDAGKAVYCEKPMTHSIPEAQAVIKKQKETKLPIQVGVQGMSDDSYSSAAKAIEEGVLGQVVQAQIEYVRRYGEQGPWRRPGLKDGDAKPDDLDWNAWLGHAPKIDWNPHHYFEWRNYSQYSGGICTDLFIHRITRIMKACNLLYPRRVVGMGGIWQWNDGRNLPDNFEMICEYPRGMTVYVLGTMSNRVGIDHLIRGYRGTLYFTREGWVAKDKDGKVLAEHKKSGAEDTKLHHTNLHNHLRNGEALNCPTELGLAGVVAVNMANESWRSGQMMGWDTEKEKMAPANTLELSHFPEASS, from the coding sequence ATGAGTTCAGAACAGAAACCGGCTTCTTCTGAAGTGACGCGTAGAAATTTCCTGCAGACCGGCGGTGCCGTCGCCGCGGGTCTCGCCTGGACTGCCAAAAGTTATGGTAGTATTCTTGGCGCCAACGATCGGATTCGTGTCGGGTTTATCGGCGCGGGTGGCATGGCTAACGCACACATGAGTACGTACAACGCCATTCGTGAAAAAAATAACGTCGAAGCGATTGCCGTTGCCGACTGCTGGACCACTCGCGCCGAGGAAGGAAAAGTGAAGACCGGCGCGCAGCACGCATTTTCCGATTACCGCAAGGTTCTGGAAATCAAAGACATTGACTACGTCACGATCGCCACGCCGGAACACTGGCACGCACAGATGACGATCGATGCCCTCGACGCCGGTAAAGCGGTCTATTGTGAAAAACCGATGACACACAGCATCCCGGAAGCACAGGCCGTCATCAAAAAACAGAAAGAGACAAAGCTGCCGATCCAGGTAGGCGTACAGGGTATGTCTGATGATTCGTATTCCTCCGCTGCCAAAGCCATCGAAGAAGGGGTACTCGGACAGGTCGTACAGGCTCAGATCGAATATGTCCGTCGTTACGGCGAACAGGGTCCCTGGCGTCGTCCCGGCCTGAAAGACGGTGATGCGAAACCAGACGATCTCGACTGGAACGCCTGGCTCGGCCATGCTCCCAAAATCGACTGGAACCCGCACCACTATTTTGAATGGCGAAACTACTCACAGTACTCGGGTGGCATCTGCACTGACCTGTTTATTCATCGTATCACCCGCATCATGAAAGCCTGCAACCTGCTTTACCCCCGTCGGGTCGTCGGCATGGGTGGGATCTGGCAGTGGAATGACGGGCGCAATCTGCCTGACAATTTTGAAATGATCTGCGAGTATCCCCGCGGCATGACGGTCTATGTCCTGGGAACCATGAGCAACCGGGTCGGCATCGATCATCTGATTCGCGGCTATCGTGGCACACTCTACTTCACCCGCGAAGGCTGGGTCGCCAAAGACAAAGATGGCAAAGTACTGGCCGAGCATAAGAAGTCGGGGGCCGAAGACACCAAGCTGCACCACACCAACCTGCATAACCATCTCCGTAACGGCGAAGCATTGAACTGCCCGACCGAACTGGGCCTGGCAGGTGTTGTCGCCGTTAATATGGCTAACGAATCATGGCGATCCGGCCAGATGATGGGCTGGGACACTGAAAAAGAAAAGATGGCTCCCGCCAATACTCTGGAATTGAGCCACTTCCCGGAAGCCAGTTCCTGA